One genomic window of Corticium candelabrum chromosome 9, ooCorCand1.1, whole genome shotgun sequence includes the following:
- the LOC134184000 gene encoding short-chain dehydrogenase/reductase family 42E member 1-like, translating into MKYLVTGGGGYFGSKLGLSLASDGADVCLFDLNISFACEDSDKTSKQSGALTSMKGDVSVLDDVLQACKDVDCIMHVASFGMSGRDMLNTSQIEAVNIQGTKNIIEACRKCGVTSLVYTSTTNVVFCGEPITNGDETLPYVPDEKHVDHYSRTKCIAEQAVLQANGYKVAGGKTLHTCAIRPAGIYGEGEQRHLPRIVNYIERGLFKFTYGSNNLVEFVHVDNLVQSHKLAALNLASTNPTAAGQPYFISDGQPVNNFEFFRPLVEGLGYTYPRMTLPVNIIYFFAFFIELIHGIIGRYIYNFQPFLTRAEVFKTGVTHYFKIDKAKKDLGYEPKSHDMLGVVRFFRQQGHGRSFHHKKYTTSNLLRDLALAAIVVIMLFSLLPVVTT; encoded by the exons ATGAAGTATCTAGTGACTGGCGGAGGAGGCTATTTTGGCAGTAAATTAGGCCTCTCTTTGGCTTCAGATGGAGCTgacgtctgtttgtttgacttgaATATTAGCTTTGCTTGCGAAGACAGTGACAAGACGTCCAAACAATCCGGCGCGCTAACCTCGATGAAG GGAGACGTGTCCGTTCTTGACGACGTGCTGCAAGCCTGTAAAGACGTTGACTGTATCATGCACGTGGCCTCCTTTGGAATGTCAGGGCGTgacatg TTGAATACGTCACAAATTGAAGCTGTAAACATACAAGGAACAAAGAATATTATAGAAG CCTGTAGGAAATGTGGAGTAACAAGTTTGGTGTACACAAGCACCACAAATGTTGTCTTTTGTGGAGAACCAATTACTAATGGAGACGAGACACTTCCATATGTGCCTGATGAGAAA CATGTTGATCACTATTCTAGAACTAAGTGTATTGCCGAGCAGGCTGTTTTGCAAGCAAATGGATATAAAGTTGCAG GTGGGAAAACTCTGCACACTTGTGCAATCAGACCTGCTGGCATATACGGAGAAGGTGAACAACGACATTTGCCGAGAATAGTG AATTACATTGAACGAGGTTTGTTCAAGTTTACATATGGGTCTAACAATCTTGTTGAGTTCGTCCATGTTGATAACTTGGTGCAGTCTCATAAACTTGCTGCTTTGAATCTGGCCTCAACTAATCCCACTGCG GCTGGTCAACCATATTTTATCTCAGATGGTCAACCTGTAAACAACTTTGAATTCTTTCGACCACTG GTTGAAGGGTTAGGATACACATACCCACGCATGACTCTACCTGTCAATATAATTTACTTCTTTG CCTTCTTTATTGAATTGATACATGGTATTATTGGAAGATACATCTATAACTTTCAGCCTTTTCTGACAAGAGCAGAA GTTTTCAAAACTGGTGTTACACATTACTTCAAAATAGATAAAGCCAAGAAGGATCTTGGATATGAACCCAAATCTCATGACATGTTAGGTGTAGTTCGTTTCTTCAGACAGCAAGGTCATGGTCGTAGCTTCCATCACAAAAAGTACACTACAAGCAATTTGCTTCGTGATTTAGCTCTTGCTGCCATCGTTGTCATTATGCTTTTCAGTCTTTTACCTGTAGTTACTACATAG
- the LOC134185088 gene encoding isovaleryl-CoA dehydrogenase, mitochondrial-like yields MALVTSLARSALCRYLRSCRRFSSFVPVDDEVCGLSEEQQSLRSTIRKFVDEELAPQADEIDRNNDFPGLRDFWTKLGNLGLLGITAPEAYGGAGLGFLDHCIAVEEISRASAAVALSYGAHSNLCVNQIVRHGNDKQKAAYLPRLISGEHVGALAMSEAGSGSDVVSMKLEARKAGDYYVLNGTKFWITNGPDADVLVVYAKTDPDAKQHGISTFLIEKGMEGFSTGPKLDKLGMRGSNTSELIFENCRVPSKNLLGEENKGVYILMSGLDVERLILAAGPIGTMQASIDLAFPYLHTREQFGETLASFQLMQAKMADMYTRLNASRTYTYSVARACDRGHVNSEDCAAVILFAAENATQVALDAIQCLGGNGYINDYPAGRILRDAKLYEIGAGTSEVRRMVIGRSFKKLFS; encoded by the coding sequence ATGGCGCTGGTGACGTCTCTGGCAAGATCTGCTCTTTGCCGATATCTGCGTAGCTGTAGACGCTTTTCGTCCTTTGTTCCAGTGGACGACGAAGTATGTGGTCTGAGCGAAGAGCAGCAGTCATTACGTTCTACAATCCGAAAATTTGTTGACGAAGAGCTTGCTCCACAAGCGGACGAAATTGACCGGAATAACGACTTTCCAGGACTAAGAGACTTCTGGACAAAACTTGGAAATCTTGGCTTGTTGGGAATTACGGCGCCAGAAGCGTATGGAGGCGCTGGGTTGGGATTTCTTGATCACTGCATCGCAGTGGAGGAGATCAGTCGTGCCTCGGCTGCCGTTGCTCTCAGCTATGGTGCACACTCGAATCTCTGCGTTAACCAGATTGTGCGTCATGGTAATGATAAACAGAAGGCCGCATACCTTCCTAGACTGATCAGTGGCGAGCATGTTGGAGCGTTAGCAATGAGCGAAGCAGGATCCGGATCTGACGTTGTCTCGATGAAATTGGAAGCAAGGAAAGCAGGAGACTATTATGTGCTCAATGGGACGAAATTCTGGATAACCAACGGCCCGGATGCAGACGTGTTGGTTGTTTATGCAAAGACTGATCCTGATGCTAAACAGCATGGCATATCAACGTTTCTCATAGAGAAGGGAATGGAAGGTTTCTCTACAGGACCTAAGTTGGACAAATTGGGTATGCGTGGATCCAATACGTCTGAATTGATATTTGAAAACTGCAGGGTCCCTTCAAAAAATTTACTGGGTGAAGAGAATAAAGGAGTTTACATCTTGATGTCAGGACTTGATGTGGAAAGGCTCATATTGGCAGCAGGTCCTATTGGAACCATGCAAGCATCTATCGATCTGGCATTTCCTTACCTTCACACTCGTGAGCAATTTGGAGAAACCCTCGCCTCATTTCAACTGATGCAGGCAAAAATGGCTGACATGTACACACGACTTAATGCATCCAGGACTTATACATACTCAGTTGCACGGGCTTGTGACCGTGGTCATGTCAATAGCGAGGACTGTGCAGCAGTCATACTCTTTGCGGCTGAGAATGCCACTCAAGTGGCACTTGATGCCATTCAATGTCTCGGCGGAAATGGATACATCAATGACTACCCAGCTGGAAGAATATTACGCGATGCAAAGCTGTATGAAATTGGTGCTGGGACAAGTGAAGTACGAAGGATGGTCATAGGACGATCCTTCAAGAAACTGTTTTCGTGA